One genomic window of Magnolia sinica isolate HGM2019 chromosome 3, MsV1, whole genome shotgun sequence includes the following:
- the LOC131239149 gene encoding L10-interacting MYB domain-containing protein-like, with protein MDDYLIDTLMDVVANGRKSANVFKKETYKTVVETVRSTLGISVQEKHVGNRLWTLKRLYFEIQDTLNASGFGWDEDNKLVTAPDDVWEDYIRSLPYAQHIREKVVRRYDDFTYLFENDRATRSRASTGDMPSTARKGRFRDSDITPTTSVDLNDDTLVLSSDDIGDNRQNIQWSFHTGEGAHVATRSLNVNGNSSLNTGSTSNSRKRARQDRPCDVIGKVMSDVAKVVKSLAITIHQGKDFVRMSQIMPALEQIEGLTSHEIVRATRILCKDEQQFASFLSLSEHRRLDFVIMLLAPDQSSD; from the exons ATGGATGACTATCTTATTGATACCTTGATGGATGTTGTAGCGAATGGCCGTAAGAGTGCAAACGTTTTTAAGAAGGAGACCTATAAAACGGTCGTGGAAACTGTCAGGAGTACCCTAGGGATATCAGTACAGGAAAAGCATGTTGGTAACCGCTTATGGACATTGAAACGATTGTATTTTGAGATTCAGGACACCCTCAATGCTAGTGGGTTTGGCTGGGATGAGGACAATAAGCTAGTTACTGCCCCAGATGATGTCTGGGAGGATTACATACgg TCACTTCCATATGCACAACACATTCGAGAGAAGGTGGTGCGAAGGTATGATGACTTCACCTACCTATTTGAAAATGATCGTGCTACCAGATCACGCGCTTCCACAGGAGATATGCCTAGTACTGCGCGAAAGGGAAGGTTCCGTGATTCCGACATTACGCCAACGACATCGGTTGATTTGAACGACGATACACTCGTCTTATCGAGTGATGATATCGGGGATAATAGGCAGAACATCCAGTGGTCGTTTCACACTGGTGAGGGAGCTCATGTCGCAACTCGTAGTCTGAATGTCAATGGGAACAGCTCGTTGAATACAGGCAGCACATCCAATTCTAGGAAGAGAGCCAGACAGGATCGCCCTTGCGACGTCATTGGCAAAGTGATGAGTGATGTTGCAAAAGTTGTCAAGTCACTAGCTATAACCATACACCAAGGGAAGGATTTTGTACGTATGTCCCAGATTATGCCTGCTCTGGAGCAAATTGAAGGCCTCACGAGTCACGAGATCGTACGCGCCACGAGGATACTATGTAAAGATGAACAACAATTTGCCTCGTTCCTTTCACTCTCTGAGCATAGGAGGTTGGACTTTGTGATAATGTTGCTTGCACCAGATCAGTCATCTGACTGA
- the LOC131238752 gene encoding signaling peptide TAXIMIN 2, which produces MEDCRPLGFLIGLPFALVALILALLGAVIWVLGTLLSCLCPCCICFAGLANFAVSLIKLPVRVIRWFIYQIPC; this is translated from the exons atggaagactgcagaccgttGGGCTTCTTGATTGGTCTACCCTTCGCTCTTGTGGCATTGATCTTGGCCCTTTTGGGTGCAGTTATATGGGTCCTCGG GACGTTGTTGAGTTGCCTGTGCCCATGTTGCATCTGTTTCGCAGGACTAGCGAATTTCGCAGTCAGTCTTATAAAGCTTCCTGTCAGAGTGATTAGATGGTTCATTTATCAAATCCCTTGTTGA
- the LOC131241128 gene encoding mediator of RNA polymerase II transcription subunit 15a, which translates to MAGNNQGDFNMDGSDWRAQLLDASRQRIVNKITEGLKGHIPITSPEGLVELQKIAVRYEEKIYTSATSQSDYLRKISLKLLTMEETKSQTSGATMSN; encoded by the exons ATGGCTGGAAACAATCAAGGGGATTTCAACATGGACGGCTCTGATTGGAGGGCCCAGTTGTTGGATGCTTCTCGACAAAGGATCGTCAATAAGAT AACAGAAGGTTTAAAGGGGCACATACCAATTACTAGCCCCGAGGGATTAGTTGAACTCCAGAAAATTGCTGTAAGATATGAGGAAAAGATTTATACTTCTGCCACAAGCCAG TCTGATTATCTGCGGAAAATATCTCTGAAGCTGCTTACAATGGAGGAGACAAAATCTCAGACCAGCGGCGCAACAATGTCGAACTAA